In the Acanthopagrus latus isolate v.2019 chromosome 23, fAcaLat1.1, whole genome shotgun sequence genome, one interval contains:
- the tcf20 gene encoding transcription factor 20 isoform X2 gives MQNFSNTPAPPSLPPGFSGRGGGGPPYPTQPADPQISPRMTDDYAGMQQQSLHRGHHHPTQASHMLAYSARNRGAVEPPPTQGNIHSGNTSNPYRKDVMDYYFSMGGKDRHRRGGMGYGAGFGYPNIDGHIPHQYRHSGSGSAPSSGLMSPYPVDYGSSAGSAGSAGAGAFSPSHQYNLSQNPAMQSVPGSQMQHRQHGQTFPAVHHGQQHRSYPHSGHRMTPQYPHYSPQGGASTGSPGMYSPPPQRYLDGAASAGFDPKVNSSPSVNSSSNSVSSSVAANNVGPMENVQQSYHASNYPGYSPQTHSLHKQATLQHRNSQHNLGVVYDNSLKMQHQGPSPGSVYAKHHQASNPSIPQAASQEIAKSPMHPNAQQAQINQNFSPISNPSPAASAVHSPSCSSSPSPLMGVSEAHGNPSGHGPSHPPTSNPRSSHGQGRLLQTMPQLSPTPNSNSSISSCGSSGSHKAHNMSAIGGSSLPSTGRNKLGLVTGIGSREEGSSVYSSSPHDKMQDSGLNSLNALSSQVANLPNTVQHMLLTDTVLSQKKGKEGGQMQQATHGMPASQQRSRNASAASSTSTVKDGSAMGICEGANLDAGADEDLMSVGGSSGTKVEREEQFSEGEHGRVRQMSGASSGSETTGYQPPSQTQTQTGQASHIKTVTSESLSKETVASEMKASESHVHHVQSSSPSFGCQPSEAGPISHSTPPVSSSTSSSIPPPQPNCVSEPSLTYSDHRGGHKKAIEIKKEVIKKENEGGVEKTEKGSFQMQRDGEVNTQNGQDKENRLHTASRLHNNEREEKHTSEEQQSASSVGVIVSARSEGSHTEKSKHSQDNCIDEKQSHAYLRESSSHNGEEGVDLSIYSSLHQKSNFGRPQNPPQSGPQKYGHPESTYGSDLSMKNRGRAGPAGVMESNSRYLGYQQVQTGYGSVHPKEAGSAAEALVRRGPGAGAKGHEDNSQMQQYPSLLQEVLQGYNLDKRYGRPEQAFPAHLHVQQFQTRTPYSMTESMRVQSGITETSALSAQMGSSGKPPQSNQRHGSEPDFTTDPLSSVKSEVSNAKMLQNAEKTEMGVFQSHLQPTESQQPPPKHINLADYSLPQRKTLSNVSTPSSAVQELLLQEPEPLTGSVGQTESQKSSGSILAPSERRSVICDVSPNRRSTPERDRESDREREREKSQSGASVIQQPFSSPAAVNDLSKKDTGEKQMVKMETASKEAGLDAANLQTDHHGSGGANEADMEYHSKSVHSSVVMNADPYRRGGVDITPLPSHPMSTNPLSSPSRHQSYLHGVDLSTGSGSSFPGYRYGETREGNMMPRSNPHFPSHHPYHNLSPQTPSANKLQMYPHSRGPPHHPHDMSDWVKAMNRPSKEMMMQPGSSPGRHKVSQSEQRQRVISPTDMPGEQHATKSLLHHQSAYFDLKMWESPHSAREGARMIEGDPYFRTQPPPPPPPPPPPPAPIASHGHVPPQMIHGQNTAEPEVSRGATEEAKQPCPPLPPSSTKPSADMNSTQPQVQRPTKIGGSGDTNPLMLRRRVRSFISPIPAKRQLQDVSQQRAAINSHHSPGAQSESSHHNEDDSSSSDIPCPRLSSPLLGENTFSQPLSPSTGNTKVLPPRKGRGLKLEAIVQKITPNIKKPAGHADDDSNHYSGFSHSEIPPFNDSQDQDLAHFPRVTGGDDSYMDETHSLNDMIPFRGVDETGPLPPSAYPLDPHQTSQALKQQDFDFGLGAAVASASGDKEDFTLLGPLPPPPPLPRPVQGSPPPSSSALSDIQHFTNTYQQLETRRGEQSAANLLRQKLQESGIGFDDYPGSDYYGTTPPHHSQAQGHMLNRQHQMSSSRSSLSPQDSKQQDSVVPKGYFPSGKKKGRPVGSVNKQKRAQNPAQTQAQGQSPAQAQSTTLNAPPAQPGPTTSAATTPPTMQTASSPPEPAAPPLTDSKYTPMLSPPILTQVVKVDIENEETQPQPETEVKPVRRRRRGVKDEDEPLEARGRQRRRRRGAAAAAAAATTPSVAKDDPDIPLGAGGSLGTNRVFIDPNRKGPFVPHIHVENKIPEIGAVCTIVNAEDDKMKGERSAVGAKAGGSGIDSLLTSALSSQLSRRDRESEKRDSDEVETTLQSGKALPSSGYVVAGPVITETNHSGRLLCCLCQKWANYKHLGDLYGPFYPAEYAAKLPKNQPQVRQCQATTGTNKTGPNSDMNSNALSTIQDTQTQDAQFTMPLTESDYAISLDSKPTSLTTTVRTASFASREEMMMMHVAGKLSNTACSSSSSHTTSKTTSLMWDMNLDIRPIPELKREPDLEIDHQEMWKQQQQQLQQQLQQQQQQQQLQPQQQQLQQQQQQQQQQQLQQQLHQLQQQKPADEAQQRPPHRKLTSHPRFKRRHKSSEESPRMVPSNSKASLPFQPPPPALDSLGPLAQLAQLPQMPMDPEELWVHEGCIVWTSGVYLVNGRLFGLQEALDGARETCCSYCEMVGSTLGCYSKGCTLRYHYLCAIEADCSLNEDNFSLRCPKHKFTQSIRPPKSVYLEQSERG, from the exons ATGCAGAATTTTTCAAACACTCCagctcccccctctctccccccggGGTTCagtgggaggggtggaggaggaccTCCCTATCCAACTCAGCCAGCAGATCCTCAGATCTCCCCAAGGATGACAGATGATTACGCAGGGATGCAACAGCAGAGCCTGCACAGAGGCCATCACCACCCCACTCAAGCCAGCCACATGCTTGCTTACAGTGCTAGAAACAGAGGAGCTGTGGAGCCACCGCCAACACAGGGTAACATTCACAGTGGCAACACTAGCAACCCTTACAGGAAGGACGTCatggattattatttttcaatgGGTGGAAAGGACCGGCACAGAAGAGGGGGCATGGGCTATGGGGCAGGCTTTGGGTACCCTAATATTGATGGACATATACCTCACCAGTACCGGCATTCTGGATCTGGCTCTGCACCATCATCTGGCCTAATGTCACCATACCCAGTAGACTATGGATCCAGTGCTGGTTCAGCTGGAAGTGCTGGTGCTGGAGCGTTCTCTCCTTCTCATCAGTACAATTTGAGTCAGAACCCTGCAATGCAGTCAGTGCCAGGTTCTCAAATGCAGCATCGCCAGCATGGGCAAACCTTCCCAGCTGTCCACCACGGACAGCAGCATAGGAGCTATCCACACTCCGGGCACAGAATGACCCCTCAGTACCCACACTACTCTCCGCAGGGTGGAGCATCCACGGGGTCACCAGGAATGTACAGCCCCCCTCCGCAGAGATATCTCGACGGGGCTGCTAGTGCTGGGTTCGATCCCAAAGTCAACAGTTCTCCCAGTGTCAACTCCAGTTCAAACTCAGTCTCCAGTTCAGTTGCTGCTAACAATGTGGGGCCAATGGAGAATGTTCAACAGAGTTACCATGCTTCAAATTATCCTGGTTATTCTCCACAGACACATTCGCTTCACAAGCAAGCCACACTACAGCATCGCAACTCACAGCACAATTTAGGAGTGGTTTATGACAACTCTCTCAAGATGCAGCACCAGGGCCCGTCCCCAGGCTCCGTATATGCTAAACATCATCAAGCCTCCAATCCCAGTATACCTCAAGCAGCATCTCAAGAAATAGCCAAATCGCCCATGCATCCCAATGCTCAACAAGCTCAAATTAACCAAAACTTTAGCCCGATATCCAATCCCTCCCCAGCTGCCTCTGCAGTGCATTCCCCCAGTTGTAgctcctctccttcccctttGATGGGTGTCTCGGAGGCACATGGAAACCCCTCAGGTCATGGTCCTTCACATCCTCCTACATCAAACCCCCGTAGCAGCCATGGTCAGGGTAGATTATTGCAGACCATGCCTCAGTTGAGCCCCACACCCAACTCAAATAGCAGCATTAGTAGTTGTGGTAGCAGCGGCAGTCATAAAGCTCATAATATGAGTGCAATTGGAGGGAGCAGTCTCCCTTCGACAGGTCGCAACAAACTGGGTCTGGTCACAGGAATTGGATCTCGAGAGGAAGGCTCCTCTGTTTATTCATCTTCTCCACATGACAAAATGCAGGATTCTGGCCTCAATAGTCTTAATGCCTTGAGCTCACAAGTAGCCAATTTACCAAACACAGTCCAGCACATGCTCCTTACCGACACAGTGCTTTCACAGAAGAAGGGGAAAGAAGGAGGGCAGATGCAGCAAGCAACACACGGCATGCCCgcatcacagcagaggagtcGAAATGCAAGTGCAGCCTCAAGTACTAGTACAGTAAAAGATGGAAGTGCGATGGGAATATGTGAGGGAGCAAACTTGGATGCTGGTGCTGATGAAGATTTGATGTCAGTTGGAGGCTCATCTGGGACCAAGGTGGAGCGTGAGGAGCAGTTTTCTGAGGGGGAACATGGGAGAGTGAGGCAGATGAGCGGTGCAAGCAGTGGATCTGAAACAACTGGCTATCAACCTCCGTCTCAGACTCAAACACAGACTGGACAAGCGTCACACATCAAAACTGTCACCTCTGAATCCCTGTCAAAAGAGACAGTTGCTTCTGAAATGAAAGCAAGTGAATCTCATGTTCATCATGTCCAatcatcatctccatcttttGGATGTCAGCCGTCAGAGGCTGGCCCAATTTCACATTCAACACCTCCAGTTtcctcatccacctcctctagtattcctcctccacagccaAACTGTGTCTCAGAGCCCAGTTTAACGTATAGTGACCACAGAGGTGGCCATAAGAAGGctatagaaattaaaaaagaagtcatcaaaaaagaaaatgaaggcGGAgttgagaaaacagagaagggCAGCTTCCAAATGCAACGAGACGGAGAAGTCAATACCCAAAATGGTcaggacaaagaaaacaggTTGCACACTGCATCCAGATTACACAATaatgagagggaagaaaagcacacatctgaggagcagcagagtgcCAGCAGTGTTGGTGTGATTGTTTCAGCTCGGTCTGAGGGAAGTCACACTGAAAAAAGCAAGCATTCCCAAGACAACTGTATAGATGAGAAACAGTCGCATGCTTACTTAAGAGAGTCAAGCAGTCATAATGGGGAGGAAGGTGTAGATCTGAGTATATATTCCTCCCTTCACCAGAAATCAAATTTCGGACGTCCTCAAAATCCTCCCCAGTCTGGACCACAGAAATATGGCCACCCAGAATCAACATATGGCTCAGATTTGTCAATGAAAAACAGGGGGAGGGCCGGCCCAGCTGGTGTAATGGAATCAAATTCCAGATACTTGGGGTACCAACAAGTACAAACTGGTTATGGCTCTGTGCATCCAAAAGAGGCTGGTTCTGCAGCAGAGGCTTTGGTGAGGAGAGGGCCAGGAGCAGGGGCTAAAGGTCATGAGGATAATTCACAAATGCAGCAATATCCGAGCCTTTTGCAAGAGGTACTACAAGGTTACAATTTAGATAAGCGCTATGGCCGACCAGAACAGGCATTTCCTGCCCATCTCCATGTTCAGCAGTTTCAAACCAGAACCCCGTACAGCATGACTGAAAGTATGAGGGTGCAAAGTGGAATCACTGAGACTTCGGCTCTTTCTGCCCAAATGGGCAGCTCTGGAAAGCCCCCACAATCAAACCAGAGACATGGAAGTGAGCCTGACTTTACCACGGATCCTCTGTCCTCAGTGAAGTCAGAAGTGTCAAACGCAAAGATGttacaaaatgctgaaaaaactgaaatgggTGTATTCCAGAGTCATTTACAGCCTACAGAGTCTCAGCAACCCCCGCCAAAACACATAAACTTAGCTGACTATTCTCTACCACAGAGAAAAACGTTATCTAATGTGTCCACCCCATCCTCTGCTGTGCAGGAGCTCCTTTTGCAAGAGCCAGAGCCACTAACAGGCAGTGTTGGTCAAACTGAGTCTCAAAAATCATCAGGCTCCATATTAGCCCCATCAGAGAGGCGCTCTGTCATCTGTGATGTGTCTCCAAACCGTCGCAGCACaccagagagggacagagaaagtgacagagagagagagcgggagaaaAGTCAGAGTGGAGCTTCTGTGATTCAacagccattttcctctccagcagcagTCAACGATCTGAGTAAAAAGGATACGGGAGAGAAACAAATGGTGAAAATGGAAACGGCATCAAAAGAGGCTGGACTAGATGCTGCAAATTTACAAACTGATCATCATGGCAGTGGTGGAGCTAATGAAGCTGATATGGAGTATCACTCCAAGTCTGTTCACTCTTCTGTTGTAATGAATGCTGACCCCTATAGGCGAGGTGGTGTGGATATTACACCCTTGCCTTCTCATCCCATGAGCACTAATCCTTTATCTTCACCTTCAAGGCATCAGTCCTATCTTCACGGTGTTGATTTGTCAACAGGCAGTGGCAGTAGTTTTCCTGGATATCGATATGGAGAAACGAGAGAAGGGAATATGATGCCACGCAGTAACCCCCATTTCCCCTCCCACCACCCATACCACAATTTATCTCCCCAGACTCCTTCGGCAAATAAGCTTCAAATGTATCCTCACTCTCGGGGCCCCCCTCATCACCCCCATGACATGAGTGACTGGGTTAAAGCGATGAACAGGCCATCAAAGGAGATGATGATGCAACCTGGTTCCTCTCCAGGAAGACATAAGGTCAGCCAgtcagaacagagacagagggtgaTCTCCCCAACTGACATGCCCGGTGAACAACATGCAACCAAATCTTTACTCCATCATCAGAGCGCTtactttgatttgaaaatgtggGAGTCACCGCACTCTGCAAGAGAAGGCGCTAGAATGATAGAGGGAGACCCCTACTTCAGAACACAACCgcctcccccgcctcctcctcctccccctcctcctgctcccatAGCCTCCCACGGCCATGTTCCTCCACAGATGATTCACGGCCAAAACACTGCTGAACCTGAGGTCTccagaggagcaacagaggaAGCCAAACAGCCCTGCCCTCCGCTTCCACCCAGCTCCACTAAGCCGTCTGCTGACATGAACTCTACTCAGCCACAGGTGCAGCGTCCGACTAAAATTGGAGGTTCTGGAGACACAAATCCACTAATGTTGCGAAGGAGAGTTCGTTCTTTCATCTCTCCCATTCCCGCCAAAAGGCAGCTCCAGGATGTGTCCCAGCAGAGGGCTGCCATTAATTCACATCACTCCCCTGGGGCTCAGTCTGAGTCTAGCCATCACAATGAAGATGACTCATCCAGTTCAGATATCCCATGTCCCAGGCTCTCGTCCCCTTTGCTCGGAGAGAATACCTTTTCACAACCTCTGTCTCCATCAACTGGTAATACCAAGGTTTTGCCTCCCAGGAAAGGAAGGGGTTTGAAACTGGAGGCAATAGTGCAGAAAATCACCCCAAATATTAAAAAGCCAGCAGGCCATGCTGATGATGACTCAAATCATTACTCGGGCTTCTCTCACTCAGAAATACCACCATTTAATGATTCACAGGACCAAGACTTAGCACATTTCCCCAGGGTCACAGGAGGAGATGATAGTTACATGGATGAAACTCACTCATTAAACGACATGATTCCCTTCAGAGGAGTTGACGAGACAGGGCCCTTACCTCCATCTGCCTACCCATTGGATCCTCATCAGACATCCCAAGCCCTGAAACAGCAGGACTTTGACTTTGGATTAGGAGCCGCTGTGGCATCAGCATCCGGAGACAAGGAGGATTTCACGTTGCTCGGACctttacctcctcctcctcctctccctcgcccAGTCCAGGGTTCCCCACCTCCATCCTCATCTGCCCTGTCTGACATCCAGCATTTCACCAACACTTACCAGCAACTCGAGACAAGAAGAGGAGAGCAGTCTGCGGCTAATCTTCTTCGACAGAAACTTCAAGAATCTGGCATTGGGTTTGATGATTATCCTGGCAGTGACTACTATGGAaccaccccaccccaccacaGCCAGGCTCAAGGACACATGCTGAACAGACAACATCAGATGTCTTCTAGTAGGTCAAGTCTGTCGCCACAAGATTCTAAGCAACAAGACAGTGTAGTGCCTAAAGGCTATTTCCCATCtggcaagaagaagggcaggCCCGTAGGGAGCGTGAATAAACAAAAACGGGCCCAGAATCCAGCCCAAACACAGGCACAGGGCCAGTCCCCTGCTCAGGCTCAGAGCACAACTCTGAATGCCCCTCCAGCTCAACCCGGTCCAACTACATCTGCTGCCACAACCCCACCGACAATGCAGACCGCTAGCAGCCCTCCAGAACCTGCAGCACCACCTCTGACAGACAGTAAATACACTCCCATGCTTTCCCCGCCCATTTTAACCCAGGTAGTGAAGGTGGATATTGAGAATGAGgaaacacagccacagccaGAGACTGAGGTCAAACCTGTGCGAAGACGACGCAGAGGGgtgaaagatgaagatgagcCATTAGAAGCAAGAGGacgacagaggaggagaaggagaggagcggcggcagcagcagcagcagctacaacaCCATCAGTGGCCAAAGATGACCCAGATATACCTTTAGGGGCAGGAGGGAGCCTTGGCACAAATAGAGTATTCATAGATCCAAACAGAAAGGGCCCGTTTGTTCCACACATACATGTGGAGAACAAAATACCAGAGATTGGGGCAGTGTGCACCATTGTAAATGCTGAGGATGACAAGATGAAAGGAGAGCGTAGTGCGGTTGGAGCGAAAGCAGGCGGGAGTGGAATTGATTCCCTCCTGACCTCAGCTCTTTCCTCCCAGTTATCtaggagagacagagagtcagagaaaagaGACTCAGACGAGGTAGAAACTACACTTCAATCGGGAAAAGCACTTCCTTCATCTGGCTATGTTGTTGCAGGCCCTGTGATTACAGAGACCAATCACTCTGGCCGCCTGCTTTGCTGCCTGTGTCAGAAATGGGCAAATTACAAACACCTTGGCGATCTCTATGGGCCTTTCTATCCAGCTGAATATGCTGCAAAGCTTCCCAAGAACCAGCCCCAGGTCAGACAATGTCAAGCAACCACAGGCACAAACAAAACCGGACCAAATTCAGACATGAACTCAAATGCTTTGAGCACTATccaagacacacaaacacaagatgcTCAGTTTACCATGCCCCTGACTGAGAGCGACTATGCCATCAGCCTAGATTCCAAACCAACATCTCTTACCACTACAGTCAGAACTGCCTCCTTtgccagcagagaggaaatgatgatgatgcatgTGGCTGGCAAGCTCAGCAACACcgcctgctcttcctcctcctcccacaccaCCAGTAAAACAACATCTCTAATGTGGGACATGAATCTAGATATCCGACCTATCCCTGAGCTTAAGAGAGAGCCAGACCTTGAAATTGACCATCAAGAGAtgtggaagcagcagcagcagcagctgcagcagcagctgcagcagcagcagcaacaacagcagctgcagccgcagcagcagcagctgcagcagcagcagcaacaacagcagcagcagcagctacagcagcagctgcatcagctacagcagcagaagccGGCAGATGAAGCTCAACAGCGTCCTCCACACAGAAAGCTGACCTCACATCCCCGCTTTAAAAGGAGGCACAAATCAAGTGAGGAATCCCCCAGAATGGTGCCATCCAACAGTAAAGCGTCCCTGCCTTTCCAGCCCCCTCCGCCAGCCTTGGACTCCCTGGGACCCTTGGCACAACTTGCCCAGCTGCCTCAGATGCCCATGGACCCAGAGGAGCTGTGGGTCCATGAAGGATGTATAGTGTGGACCAGTGGAGTGTACCTTGTCAATGGGAGGCTGTTTGGCCTGCAGGAGGCACTAGATGGTGCCAGAGAAACA TGCTGCTCATACTGTGAGATGGTTGGCTCAACCCTGGGCTGCTACAGTAAAGGCTGTACACTTCGCTATCACTACCTGTGCGCTATTGAAGCAG ATTGCTCTTTGAATGAAGATAACTTTTCACTGCGGTGTCCGAAGCACAAG TTTACCCAGAGCATCCGGCCACCCAAATCAGTTTACCTGGAGCAGTcggagagaggctga